The DNA sequence ttaaaatgatTGTTCTTGTTATGTCATCATTAAAAGTGATTTATTGGTCATTAcatcccagcaagcaaaaaccaagACAGTGATGGCTAACTAGTATAGACTTAATATAGTCCAGCTATGAGTTACCTATatctaccctaaataaccttgaatttgttTACATgctgtttttgccaaaataacttagAGAAGTActatattccatcatgtaagcaaagtaaacaagtgttcaaggtgtttgctttaatttctttcactgacagcccaaattttgccttgttttagcttGATGGGATTTCAAAATTCTTACGCTTATATATGAAACTTCTCACTGTGAAATCTGCAACACAATAAAGTTCAGgttacatttatgtatactGTTTAAAAGTTGCCATTCAAATTAAAGCCATCAGAAACATCATTCCTGCtgaaaaaagtacaaaagctgtcactgggaaaGTACACTTCAAAATGGTACCGATAtgtacaatttaaaaaaatactgggtTGCTAAAACCCTTTGTTGgctcaaatataaacattttctgggttaatttaggCCATCGTctgggcttgtccctttttgaccaaaTGCTGGCTTGTAAATAACCCAGCGTTTTTTAGAGTCTACCTAACATTTAGGTGCAGATATGTTCCTTCGAGGCACCAATATGtaccctttaggtacaaatgtgtacttttttaaagggtaccgccccagtgacaccTTTTGTATGTGTCCTATCACCTTTTGTACAATGTGTCCTATTTCATATATATTTCCATATTTTCATACTTTATTAACAATAAGTGTGTTTTCCAATATGTAGCTTTATGGGTAGAGCACAACATGTCGTGGGTTTGATCACACATGCTAataatgtataccttgaatgcactgcacTGTATGTAAAgggtaaatgtaatgtaaatgttgaCGCTGAGGAGTTATGAACGTAtgaacacaaagataacttAATTTAGCAGGAGGTTATACTAACTAATGCTTCGCTAATTTGGTGAACTAAGTGCATTTATTCTCTTGATTGTCATCAGTAATCACTCATCTCTTCACTTATCTTTTCAACTCTAAGAGCACTGTCATGCAGACGCGCTCCCTGCTGAGGTGACTTTTACACATAGTCATGGAGCTTAAGGTGTGGGTGGATGGCATTCCACGTGTTGTCTGTGGCTTATCCGAAGAGACATCTTGTCAGGATGTTGTCATAGCTCTAGCCCAAGCCATTGGTATGTTATTGGTTATGAAAGCTTCTTCAGTTTTGAGATTGAGTGCATTCATATTTTAACGTTTACACTTACTGTGCGTTCCAGGGCAAACCGGTCGCTATGTGCTCGTCCAGAAACTACGGGGAAAGGAACGGCAGCTCGTGGCTAATGAACGCCCACTGGAGTCCCTCGCTGAACTGGGACAGCTGGGCAACGAGGTGCAATTCATCCTCCGTCGCACTGGCCCCACAACCAGTGAAGCTTCGGACAAAGGTCGAGCCCCTCCTTTGCCCATGGCCCTACATCCAGAGCCCCCCAAACACAAAGACCCCAAAAAGGCCCTTACTTTTAATCCGGGGCCCTCTGCTTCACCGCAAACACGTGTGAGACACCTTGAAAAACCAACTAGAGACTCTCCAAGGGTGTCCCCATCTCCCACTTCCTCCCTCGGCCAAGATGATTCATCCAAAGAAGCGCTCTATCAGCAAATTCTTCGACAACAAGCCGAGTTACAGGGCATACAGTCACAGCTGGTGGGTCTGGAGAGGGAGCTTGCCGTTTGGGAGCGAGCTCCTCCTCCGACCCTTTCCCCGGACCTCCTTAAGGAAATGGACCACTTGCAGCAGAATTTGAGGAGGAACGAGGAAGAGTTGGCCCACTTACCGTACTGGGAAAGTGAATTTCACTCTGAAGTTCAGAGAGAAAACGACATGCTAAGACGTAAAAACGAACTTAATGCAGCAATAGATAAGGAAAGCCGAAGGCAGCATGATACAGAGACTCTATCAGAGCAGCTGGAGCGAGATATTCAGCTGCTCAGCAAGAGAAATGGTATACATGAAGCCAGCCACAGTGTTGAAGAATCTGTAACTATAGCTAGGAGAAAATTGGAAAACCATCAGCGGCAAGGGACTGAACTGCAGGCATCAATTGAAGAGACAGAAAAGGAATTAATGCTGGCAGATGAAGAACTACTGGTCAGTTTCGTCtttatttgtctttatttggtgctatagtggtgctatatggcccccgTATGATTCTTCAAGGGTGCTTCACGGATGCTATATGGCACTGAGAagggttcctctatgattacgagccaagaaccacttttagcaccgtttgtttgaggaaccattttaagtgccatatagcaccaatgacctgtgtagcacctgtctagaaccatattgtgctatgtagaaccatatgtggtgctatagtggttcttcataggtgctatatagcactaaaatggttcctctatgattacgagccaagaaccacttttagtgctatttagcaccgtttgtctTTAGAGTGTAGAGgtaccattttaagtgccatatagcaccaagTACCTGTGTAGCATCTGTGCAGAACAATattgtgctatgtagaaccatatgtggtgctatagtggtgctatatgacccccgtatggttcttcataggtgctatatagcactaaaaaggttcctctatgattatgagtcaagaaccacttttagcgctatttagcaccgtttgtttttagagtgtagagcaaccattttaagtgccatacaGCACCGAGTACCGGTGTAGCCCCTGtctagaaccatattgtgctatgtagaaccaaatgtggtgctatagcgGTGCTATATGACACCGGTAAGGTTTTTCATACAGTAGGTgcttcataggtgctatatagcactaaaaaagGTTACTCTATGATTAcaagccaagaaccacttttagtgttatttagcaccgtttgttttaaGAGTGTTAAGGAACCATTTTAAATGCCATATAGCACCGAGtacctgtgtagcacctgtctagaaccatattgtgctgtgtagaaccatatgtggtgctatagtggtgctatatgacaCCGGTAAGGTTTTTCATACAGTAGGTGCTTCatgtgctatatagcactaaaaaa is a window from the Misgurnus anguillicaudatus chromosome 21, ASM2758022v2, whole genome shotgun sequence genome containing:
- the rassf7b gene encoding ras association domain-containing protein 7b, which codes for MELKVWVDGIPRVVCGLSEETSCQDVVIALAQAIGQTGRYVLVQKLRGKERQLVANERPLESLAELGQLGNEVQFILRRTGPTTSEASDKGRAPPLPMALHPEPPKHKDPKKALTFNPGPSASPQTRVRHLEKPTRDSPRVSPSPTSSLGQDDSSKEALYQQILRQQAELQGIQSQLVGLERELAVWERAPPPTLSPDLLKEMDHLQQNLRRNEEELAHLPYWESEFHSEVQRENDMLRRKNELNAAIDKESRRQHDTETLSEQLERDIQLLSKRNGIHEASHSVEESVTIARRKLENHQRQGTELQASIEETEKELMLADEELLAKSIELDDLNKELRQCNLQQFIMQTGVTPAQSNLQTEDMDFALLKPDGQSDEDSSSSILEFNPRTTAKQILGNPRSLQNPLVSSLHPEVLSSRETSWH